ATGAACTGCACCGTATCGAGGGGTTCGAGTTCCAGATCCTTTTCTTCGGAGAGCGCGAGTATGCGTTCCGACCGCCCATCGTTCGGTCACTCAGTATCAGTCCGTCGGATTTTCTGGAACCCTCTTTTCGCGATAAGCTACCCGGGCATCCGGAGACTGTCCTCTTGCATTCCCTGGCAGAAGTAATGCCGAAAGGGGAAGTGGATGTTTCCCGCCTGCTGGAAAAGTTCAGTAAGTCGGAAGCGGAAGCGAAGGAACGGCAGGGCGGAGCAAAGCCGGCACGGGGAAGTAAATTCACCATCCTTTCACGGGAGCGTATCGTCGACTTGCACATAGAGGAATTGATCAAGGATCCTACCGGTATGAGCAACGCGCAGATCATATCCTATCAGCTCAACCATTTCCAAAAGGAACTTGACCGTGCTTTGTTGGATAAATTGCACAAGATCACGTTCATTCACGGTGTGGGAAGCGGCGTACTGCGCAGTTCTATCCGGGAAGAATTAAAAAAATACCCCGCCATCCGATTCCAGGATGCGCCGCCTGAACAGTTCGGCTATGGCGCCACCGAAGTCATATTCCAGTAATGAACACCATGGATCTGGAACAGGCTGCCACGGAGAAGATCCGCATCATGCGGGGAATTCTGATTTTCGGCCTTTTGCTGACCATCGGGAAGTTCATCGCCTGGTTCCTTACACATTCCGACGCGGTGTTGACCGATGCCCTGGAATCCATCATCAATATCATTGCGGCCGCTATCGGCTTGTTATCGCTTACCGTAGCCGCACGTCCACGCGATGAGAACCATCCCTATGGGCATGGGAAAATAGAATTCCTCTCGGTAGGCTTTGA
This genomic stretch from Bacteroidota bacterium harbors:
- a CDS encoding DUF2027 domain-containing protein, which codes for MLPEVGDKVRFLNDPIEGTVRRLLPNSRAEVIDSDGFTHIIELHQLVRIEFGLDEQLTVPAEASSTSRPVEKLVEATQAATAKSADTWIRFMDQDQTVYVATALKRPDAPLVSDIDIRLINNTHWTILFTVARKMPDVRSGVRSGILQSRKEESLGVFSADELHRIEGFEFQILFFGEREYAFRPPIVRSLSISPSDFLEPSFRDKLPGHPETVLLHSLAEVMPKGEVDVSRLLEKFSKSEAEAKERQGGAKPARGSKFTILSRERIVDLHIEELIKDPTGMSNAQIISYQLNHFQKELDRALLDKLHKITFIHGVGSGVLRSSIREELKKYPAIRFQDAPPEQFGYGATEVIFQ